The following proteins come from a genomic window of Polaribacter dokdonensis:
- a CDS encoding DUF2911 domain-containing protein, with translation MKKAILSIAIFTIALISSTEVTAQEFPKMDVSPMDAASYPTNWREADKLVKVIYSRPQLKGRSLDKLAPNGKVWRTGANEAAEITFYKNVMFGDKKVKAGTYTLFTIPTDGNWTVILSNQKNVWGSYFYDEKEDVARVEAEVSQGKDSLEAFSIVFDGEDEEAMMHLGWGKTRVSVPVKG, from the coding sequence ATGAAAAAAGCAATTTTATCAATCGCAATTTTTACAATCGCCTTAATTTCATCAACCGAAGTTACTGCTCAAGAATTTCCTAAAATGGATGTAAGTCCTATGGATGCTGCATCTTACCCAACTAATTGGAGAGAAGCAGATAAGCTTGTAAAGGTGATTTATAGTAGGCCACAATTAAAAGGGAGGTCTTTAGACAAATTAGCTCCAAATGGAAAAGTATGGAGAACAGGTGCAAATGAAGCTGCAGAAATTACATTTTATAAAAATGTAATGTTTGGAGATAAAAAAGTAAAAGCAGGTACATATACCTTATTTACAATTCCTACAGATGGTAATTGGACTGTAATTTTAAGTAACCAAAAGAATGTTTGGGGTTCTTACTTTTATGATGAAAAAGAAGATGTTGCAAGAGTAGAAGCAGAGGTTTCTCAAGGTAAAGATAGTCTAGAAGCTTTTTCTATTGTTTTTGATGGTGAAGATGAAGAAGCAATGATGCATTTAGGTTGGGGAAAAACTAGAGTTTCTGTTCCTGTTAAAGGATAA
- a CDS encoding DegT/DnrJ/EryC1/StrS family aminotransferase, with amino-acid sequence MNKIQMVDLQKQYQQIKETVDNSIQDVLNTSSYINGPLVKEFQKDLEAYLNVKHVIPCANGTDALQIAMMGLGLEQGDEVITVDFTFAATVEVIALLKLTPVLVDVDKETFNIDINALKKAITPKTKAIVPVHLFGQVANMDAILEIAKEHNLFVIEDNAQAIGANYTFKNGSQQKAGTIGDVGTTSFFPSKNLGCYGDGGAIFTNNDELAHTIRGIVNHGMYERYYHDVVGVNSRLDSIQAGVLKAKLPHLDSYCNARRNAARFYNKALANHSAIVTPTAQSNKTANCGQICDVCDCHVFHQYTLQITNGQRDALHKHLLSKEIPNAIYYPVALHAQKAYKDDRYNEADFPVTNELIKTVISLPMHTELEEDQLQFITNTILDFLN; translated from the coding sequence ATGAATAAAATTCAAATGGTTGATTTGCAAAAACAATATCAACAAATAAAAGAAACTGTAGACAACTCAATACAAGATGTATTAAATACATCTTCATATATAAATGGCCCATTAGTTAAAGAATTTCAGAAAGATTTAGAGGCTTATTTAAATGTAAAACATGTTATTCCTTGTGCGAATGGAACAGATGCTTTGCAGATAGCAATGATGGGTTTAGGTTTAGAACAAGGTGATGAAGTAATTACTGTAGATTTTACTTTTGCAGCTACTGTAGAAGTTATTGCTCTATTAAAATTAACACCTGTTTTGGTTGATGTAGATAAGGAGACATTTAATATTGATATTAATGCACTAAAAAAAGCAATTACGCCAAAAACAAAAGCAATAGTTCCTGTACATTTATTTGGCCAAGTTGCAAATATGGATGCCATTTTAGAAATTGCAAAAGAGCATAATTTATTTGTTATTGAAGATAATGCACAAGCAATTGGAGCAAACTACACCTTTAAAAATGGTTCTCAACAAAAAGCAGGTACAATTGGAGATGTTGGAACAACATCATTTTTCCCTTCTAAAAACTTAGGTTGTTATGGTGATGGAGGTGCTATTTTTACAAACAATGATGAGTTAGCACACACAATACGTGGCATTGTAAATCATGGTATGTACGAGCGTTATTATCATGATGTTGTTGGTGTAAATTCTAGATTAGATTCTATACAAGCAGGAGTTTTAAAAGCAAAATTACCTCATTTAGATTCGTATTGTAATGCTAGAAGAAACGCAGCACGTTTTTACAATAAAGCATTGGCAAATCATTCTGCAATTGTAACACCAACTGCACAATCTAACAAGACAGCCAACTGTGGCCAAATTTGCGATGTTTGCGATTGTCATGTTTTTCATCAATACACCTTACAAATTACAAATGGTCAAAGAGATGCTTTACACAAACATTTGTTAAGCAAAGAAATACCAAATGCTATTTATTATCCTGTAGCATTACATGCCCAAAAAGCATATAAAGATGACAGATATAATGAAGCAGATTTCCCTGTAACTAATGAGCTTATAAAAACGGTTATTTCATTACCTATGCATACAGAGCTAGAGGAAGATCAATTACAATTTATTACAAACACAATTTTGGATTTTTTAAACTAA
- the feoB gene encoding ferrous iron transport protein B, translated as MSKNDIKIALIGNPNTGKTSLFNQLTGLNQKVGNYPGVTVDKKLGKSKLSATQNAIITDLPGTYSINPTSLDESIVLKTLLKKDIKESPDVILVVADVENLKRNLLLFSQIKDLEIPTVLAINMVDQMTRKGISIDLSLLKKELNTEVVLISARKNEGIKEVKEAIIRCHVAAKASPLCGINSKIDPDYFENLKKISPNYSLYELWLMVTQNNYPDTITKEEKEKLLAFKQDVPKLKKYQHKETIYRYQEINKILKKTYIVDKSKAKDLRSRLDKIFTHKIFGYAIFFVILLIIFQSIFDIASVPMDFIDGIFAELSNFTRNSLPEGVFTDLLSEGIIPGIGGVVIFIPQIAILFLFVAILEETGYMSRVVFLMDKIMRRFGMNGKSVIPLISGTACAIPAIMATRTISSWKERLITILVTPFTTCSARLPVYAILIALIIPDTKILGFLNLQGLVLLLLYALGFASAILGAYILNKTLKIKSRSFFVVEMPNYKLPSFKNVFYEVVEKTKAFVFGAGKIILALSVILWFLASNGGDEFKNAEQTVIAKVENQNLNQEEIQQRIASTKLEKSYIGMLGKSIEPAIKPLGYDWKIGIALITSFAAREVFVGTLATIYSVQADDEDTTTIKQKMASEINPDTGKKRFNFPVGMSLMVFYAFAMQCMATLAIVKRETKTWKWPLIQLFGMAFLAYVSSLLTYQILS; from the coding sequence ATGTCTAAAAACGATATAAAAATTGCTTTAATTGGTAATCCAAATACAGGTAAAACCTCTTTATTTAATCAACTTACAGGTTTAAATCAAAAAGTTGGGAATTACCCAGGAGTTACTGTAGATAAAAAGCTAGGTAAAAGTAAACTCTCTGCTACTCAGAATGCGATTATTACAGATTTACCAGGAACCTATAGTATAAACCCTACTTCTTTAGATGAAAGTATTGTTTTAAAAACCTTACTTAAAAAAGACATTAAAGAATCTCCAGATGTAATTTTAGTAGTTGCAGATGTAGAAAATTTAAAACGAAATCTTTTGCTTTTTTCTCAGATTAAAGATTTAGAAATACCAACAGTATTAGCCATTAATATGGTAGATCAAATGACCAGAAAAGGTATTTCTATTGATTTGTCATTATTAAAAAAAGAACTTAATACAGAGGTTGTTTTAATAAGTGCAAGAAAAAATGAAGGTATTAAAGAGGTTAAAGAGGCTATAATTCGTTGTCATGTTGCAGCTAAAGCATCACCTTTATGTGGTATTAACTCTAAGATAGATCCAGATTATTTTGAGAATCTTAAAAAAATAAGTCCTAATTACTCTTTGTATGAATTGTGGTTAATGGTTACTCAAAATAATTATCCAGATACCATTACCAAAGAAGAAAAAGAAAAGCTTTTAGCATTTAAACAAGATGTACCTAAATTAAAGAAATATCAGCATAAAGAAACGATTTACAGATATCAAGAAATAAATAAAATTTTAAAGAAAACCTACATTGTAGATAAATCTAAAGCAAAAGATTTACGAAGCAGGTTAGATAAAATCTTTACTCACAAGATTTTTGGTTATGCTATTTTCTTTGTGATTTTACTTATCATTTTTCAATCTATATTTGATATAGCATCTGTACCAATGGATTTTATTGACGGTATATTTGCAGAATTGTCAAATTTTACTAGAAATAGTTTGCCTGAAGGCGTTTTTACAGACTTATTATCAGAAGGTATTATTCCTGGAATTGGAGGAGTTGTAATTTTTATTCCACAAATAGCCATATTATTTCTATTTGTAGCCATTTTAGAAGAAACTGGTTACATGAGTCGAGTTGTGTTTTTAATGGATAAAATCATGAGACGATTTGGTATGAATGGTAAAAGTGTAATTCCGTTAATTTCTGGTACTGCTTGTGCTATACCTGCGATTATGGCTACAAGAACTATTTCTAGTTGGAAAGAGCGTTTAATTACAATTTTAGTTACACCCTTTACTACTTGTTCTGCACGTTTACCAGTTTACGCAATTTTGATAGCACTTATTATTCCTGATACTAAAATACTAGGTTTTCTTAATTTACAAGGTTTGGTTTTATTACTGTTGTATGCACTTGGTTTTGCTTCTGCAATTTTAGGAGCATACATTTTAAATAAAACCTTAAAAATAAAATCGAGGTCATTTTTTGTAGTAGAAATGCCAAATTATAAATTACCGTCTTTTAAAAATGTGTTTTACGAAGTTGTAGAAAAAACAAAAGCATTTGTTTTTGGCGCTGGTAAAATAATATTAGCATTGTCTGTTATTCTTTGGTTTTTGGCTTCTAATGGAGGTGATGAGTTTAAGAATGCAGAACAAACTGTAATTGCCAAAGTTGAAAATCAGAATTTAAATCAAGAAGAGATTCAGCAAAGAATAGCATCAACCAAATTAGAGAAATCGTACATTGGTATGTTGGGTAAATCTATAGAACCAGCTATAAAACCTTTGGGTTATGACTGGAAAATTGGTATTGCATTAATAACCTCATTTGCAGCTCGTGAAGTTTTTGTAGGTACTTTAGCTACTATTTATAGTGTACAAGCAGATGATGAAGATACAACTACCATTAAACAAAAAATGGCTTCAGAGATAAACCCAGATACAGGTAAAAAACGATTTAATTTTCCTGTAGGTATGTCTTTAATGGTTTTTTATGCGTTTGCTATGCAATGTATGGCAACATTAGCCATCGTTAAACGTGAAACAAAAACTTGGAAATGGCCTTTAATTCAATTATTTGGAATGGCATTTTTAGCTTATGTTTCCTCTTTATTAACCTATCAAATATTAAGTTAA
- the galE gene encoding UDP-glucose 4-epimerase GalE, protein MKKILVTGGLGFIGSHTVVELQNEGFEVVIIDDLSNTTLTVLDSITDITGIKPTFHKADVRIKSDIKAVFDAHDIDGVIHFAAFKAVGESIAKPLDYYENNLSSLIYILQEIRDRKLDNFIFSSSATVYGEPNHLPITENAPVKKAESVYGNTKKIGEEIIRDASKAYNINAIALRYFNPIGAHASAKIGELPLGVPQNLIPFVTQTAAGIREQLSVFGDDYPTEDGTAIRDYIHVVDLAKAHIAALKRLINKNNKESFEFFNIGTGKGTSVLEVINTFEKVNDLKLNYKIVGRRDGDVMSCYADTTIANKELNWKTEIGLDEALRSAWQWQQKQSV, encoded by the coding sequence ATGAAAAAAATTTTAGTAACAGGAGGTCTAGGCTTTATAGGTTCTCATACAGTAGTTGAACTGCAAAACGAAGGTTTTGAAGTTGTAATTATAGATGACTTATCTAACACAACCTTAACAGTTTTAGACAGCATTACAGATATTACAGGTATAAAACCTACATTTCACAAAGCAGATGTTCGTATTAAAAGTGATATTAAAGCTGTTTTTGACGCTCATGATATAGATGGCGTAATTCATTTTGCTGCTTTTAAAGCTGTTGGTGAGAGTATAGCCAAGCCTTTAGATTACTATGAAAACAATTTAAGCTCTTTAATTTATATTTTACAAGAAATTAGAGATCGTAAATTAGACAACTTTATATTTTCATCTTCTGCAACTGTTTATGGTGAGCCAAACCACTTACCTATTACAGAAAATGCTCCTGTTAAAAAGGCTGAATCTGTTTACGGAAACACTAAAAAAATTGGTGAAGAAATTATAAGAGATGCAAGTAAAGCTTATAACATTAATGCAATTGCTTTACGTTATTTTAATCCAATTGGTGCACATGCTTCTGCTAAAATAGGTGAATTACCTTTAGGTGTTCCTCAGAACTTAATTCCTTTTGTAACGCAAACAGCTGCTGGTATTCGTGAGCAATTATCTGTTTTTGGAGATGATTACCCAACAGAAGATGGTACTGCAATTCGCGATTATATTCATGTTGTAGATTTAGCTAAAGCACATATTGCTGCTTTAAAAAGATTAATCAATAAGAATAATAAAGAGTCTTTTGAATTCTTTAATATTGGAACAGGTAAAGGAACTTCTGTGTTAGAGGTAATTAATACTTTCGAAAAAGTAAACGACTTAAAATTGAACTATAAAATTGTAGGTAGAAGAGATGGAGATGTAATGTCTTGCTATGCTGATACTACAATTGCAAATAAAGAATTGAATTGGAAAACAGAAATTGGGCTAGATGAAGCCTTACGTTCTGCTTGGCAATGGCAACAGAAACAATCTGTTTAA